GCTTAGTTGAGGTTTGTTCATTCAAGTCCTTCCAAAAAATTTTCACAAAAGGCTAAACATTAGATGAATCTTActtttttttccttctatttTAACTTTTCATCTAACTATCTAGGTTATGTGGCAGCAGATTCATGTGCTGATATACGTTTTAATATTGTTGATAACCCCATTACTACTCAGGTAAGCTGAACACATCAACTAGCAACACGGTGATGTGTGCTACTCAAATTGTTCACGCACTTCCACAGCTCATTTCAGGTAGTAAAACTTTGAAGCCTTAGCAACCAGTTTCTTAAACTTGGAATGCTAACAGGAGACTTCTTTAACAGCTAGGAGAAAGCATCATGAATGTCAATCAATACAGAGACACAAATTGGGGATTGTTCCAGTAAGATTGTTGCCTCTCAAATTTCTGCAAGATGTCAAAACTCAAGTTATGCATTATTTCACAAATCATAAGTTGTACTATCCTTACAGGATCGGAGAGATGACAATGCTCCTAGAGCATCCGGTATTTCTCTTGTTAGGTTGTTGCAAGACAAGTCATTGAAATGGAAAGTCGATAAACAATTAAAATAACAATGAAAGATAATAAAACCAGTCATAAAAACGTTAAATTCTCCACAGGAAAATATCAAGATAAACCATACAAGGGTATGTGGAACAACTAAAATGAACAACATAAATAACTtcacaaaccataaaaataaaaagaccCTTTGTACCCTTCTACCTCATCAAGATTGTGAAGAATAAGTTAGACCAAACCAATCAAATCAATTAGCTTAAATCATAACTTTCAAAATAATGGATGATCTTCAATATTCTAGTACAACAAATGGGTCCATGTACCTTAAATTGGATATGAAAAGTATTCCTCAATATTACAACACAAAAACTCAATGCCTAAGCGAGTTTGAAGTATAAGATAGAAGGTTTTCTTGCACAACTTCCTAAACAATGTCACAAGAAATCCTTTAAACAGAACAATTATAATCAACATAGTGTGTATATCAAATTGTTAAATCAACAAATCTAGAAGCTTCTTACTATTTCTAGATGGTTACATTCATCCTCGAAACTTCTACTTCAAATTAAATATGATATGAAGACTAAGCATTACAATCTGCCAACATGGCAAAAGAAGAGGATATAGAACCGGACAATGCACTTGAAGATAAATTCCTGCAGAAAATAATGATATGCAGTTAATATTTCTGAGACATGCTTTCACATTATTGCATTTAATTAACCatgtttaaattaaaactcaCATGGGTATGATCCTTGATGAATTGGTTCTATAGCTACACATGGGTCACCATTAATTCGACCCTACCTATGCAGGTAGTGCCCCAACGTGACTCGGGGGGTCAATGGGGACCACCCAACTTGAGTCACTTTAGGGCACTGCCTGTATAGGCAGGATCGAACTAACCTGGGTCATCCGACCAACTTTTCTTCAACTTATATTGTTCCTTGATGGCGTTGATGGACTCCACGGAGTTCCACATGATCAAATACCAAATGTTGAATTACTATAGAAAACAATATAACCATTGTTCAAcaaaataattagaaaataaattttagggAATCACATAGCCTTTGTTTAACAAAATAATcagaaaataaatttcaaaaaactaAAGCAATTTAAAGCACATGAAATGCCTTGGGATGGAGCATCACAAAAGGTACAAAGTATGGCCATTCATATTTTCACTTGTTTGTTAGTTCAACAGTTTTTCTTAGAATTATTTTGGATTTGTATATTATCTTCCCCATGAACATTGAGGTTAACTTAGTACAAGGGTTTATATTCTCATGAAGTTAATTctcagaaaagaaaagaaattatgttTAGATGTTTACTGGTAAAATGCTCTAAATTTATCTCTAACTTCGGTACCCAATGAGATTGTGAGATCTTACTTAATAAAGGATAAAAATATCTCTAATAAGAAACTAACTACAAATTTAGTAAGTTAAATTTGTAACTTTGTCATGCAAAGTCAAATATAAATGGCAAAACATAATGTAATTATCCAAAAATATGAGATTGTTGAGAAACTCATCACTTAGGTCACATATATGCTCAAAACTTTGATTTCCAACTTCAAAATCCATTCAAATAGAAATAAGTGTTAGTTTAATGCTAAATGTTACCAATTAACTGGGATAGATGGTCTTACATAAACTATGTCCAAAAGTTATAAACCGGTATGAATGCCATAGGACTTACTAAATTAAATACTTAGTAAATGTCTTAATCATGTCATCAAACTGCATCGAGATCACATAAACAACCATCTTTTCCATGTAAAATAAGCATACCCCCCTCACTAAGTAGGATAGCGGCCAAAAGAGAGTCATAGCAATGTGCAACATGGAACAGGAGCATGGTAGGACTTATCATGCACAAGGAACTAGAAAGTGCATCATCATATTCATACCATCGGTGGTGATCTCTTTCCACGAGTCGGAGACCGCAGCTAGCCAAATGCGACCGTAGGCATCATCTGGGTATCTGTTCCATATCAAAATGAAACAAAGTATTCAATCAATGAAATCTATTCCTGATTTGATGAATCTAGGATCACGTGAGAAAACCCCAACCTCAAATGATCAAATCTCACCTTACGAATGATGCATCATTAGACAGGATAGAGATAGCTTTTGAAATAAGATCAGAGTGACCATtccattattttaaaataaatcaggAAGCAAATtgactaacaaaaaaaaaaacagattcaAGATCTCCAACTAGCAAATTGTAATAGATGGTGTAATGACATAATCATGGTTATTTCGAACAAAGATCTACAATCATGTAATGTTCTTAAGCAGAGAAGTAAGAACAGAGACGGTGATAACATCAAACACCTCGCCTGCAATCTAGTTACCAGCTACCGTTTATTGTCCTCTGTCACAGAGGGAGCTTGAGCAGAACTCCAACTAAGAATCCCCCTTATCAATCGTCGTCGATTTTGACTAAGAATGTTTGAAACTGGTGGCGATGGGGATGACAACAAACAAGACGAGGATGAGAAGGAAGATAATGGCGATGCAAAGCCACTTGCGGCTGCTCCTCTGGTACTCCTTGGCGGACTTGAGCTCCTtggtgccatccttcacgtagtGAGCGGCGCTGGCGACGTGATGCTCAATGTCATCCATCTGCTCTCCCTGCGTCTCCACCATCACCGCCATGTCCAGGAAAACCTGGTGGAGCTCCAGCAGGCTCCGCTCCACCTCCTTCGCGGCGTCGTGCCGGTCCTGGATTTCCTGCACCGCCGCCGCCACGATCCCACGCCCCTGCTCCAGCATCGCCTTCCTCATCATCCCCTCGCTGTCCCCGTCGGAAATAATCCTCTCGATCACCTCCTCCGACGCCGCCTCGCCCGTCAGCGTGAAGTAGCGCCGCTCCACGGTCTCCCGGTACTCCGCCATCATCCTCTGCCGCAGCGCCTGGAACTCCATCATCATCTCCTTGAGCTTCTTCCGAAGCCCGTTGGTGACGGCGGTTCGGGTCCGGTCAACCGGCGTGCCCTCCCGGCAGCCTGACAGACGCCGGTTCGCGGCGTTGGAGCGATCCATGGACTCGAGGCGGCCGCGGATGTCGCGGGCCGTCTTGAGAACCTGGACGATGTCGGCGTTGATCCGGTCGCGGAGGCGGCGGAGGGCCTCCGGTTTGTGACTCGACTTGCTCTCCTCGTTGGCGGCCTGGAGACGCGCAAGGAGATCGCGGACGGACCCCATCTCCTCCTTCACAAGCTCCGCCTCCTCAAAGAACTGGAGTAGGTGGCCGTCCGCGCCGGCGGCCGCCATCTCGATGGCCACTTCGACCTCCTCGCCGCCCGATTCGAGGTCCTTTAGGACCTCCTTCTTGAGATCTGCATAGCTGTAGAAGGATTTGGTGATGAGGTTGTTCATCTTTCTTTCTCTCCCTGCCTTTTGCTACTGAATCTCTTCTTGTTTCTGATGCAATGAGAGAGGGGAGGAACGGAGAGAAGAGTTAAAGGAGAAGCGCAACGGTCATGAGACAGGCGACCTTCCCAACGACTATACGTTTGAAATGTTATCTCGCCGAACCGTTGCAAACTTTCGCACCCCCTGACACTCCCCCTCCCGGCCCCACCCTAAATAAAATGTTTTATTTACGTTTATACTCTTTTATTGGTTTTATTTTTCgacaatttatcaaaagacgtacTAAGGTTAATATATTTACCAAAAAACGTATCACGattttgtatttaccaaaagacgGAGTTTACCAAAGTCAATTCCCAGATTACCCCTCTGGCTAgcctttttcaaacacatttttccaagcatccaagccgaaagtagaatagaaaaataatttgtggttcggatacacgtcttctcaccgtctctctcccttcatccctctgtgtggtgttataaacttgaaagaaaaaaaatatatgaacccTGCGCTTGCCATTACTGCTCGTGGTGGTTGGCGATTGCAATAGATCAGTTAgaggacaaattaagttaagaaggtcagtcgagaaggacaaacttcttgcaagagggaaattagtagaagcacacatttaaagatttagacatgtatgtatggatttttttattgtaaaatagggtagtgaaggtaaataaaaagtacaccatttgtgtgtgaagggtggcagcaaaaagtgattttatggttaattttggttgtgtggggaataatattcaataacacctaaattatgatgtaatagaagacttaatcgatttaattcatgttagtttttgacgtagatagttaagtttggctaaaaattatttatttatggtttagggtttagtcagTGATGGAcctagtttacaagaagtatCTGATTCAAAAGTTGCCTGATATCatacatatcaggcccatgttgggcatATATCatgcccaacatgggcctgatatgtatgatatcaggcccaccttgggcctgatatcgataatgtgttatgtgcttaaaactttgcttttacatcacactagagactgcacgagatctctctaccacagattaCTATggatagcctagggtataacaacccagtaagcaaatcaaattcatagtcaactctatcatcatcctagtgggtcggtcaccactaataggagaattagttgacagggtaatacaaccaataacataatgtagacactcaacattctacattcaacataggtagaatcatcatagacctgacacacgtgcacacacaacataggtatgatcaacaaaattctttaattattatacatcaaacacacacacaactcaggtatattcagtatgatacctccaacaatacataccgaacacgtgtgcaaaaatcaacgtaggtataatcggcAATACACCTCAAATAATACTCACAACACATACCAAATGAATATAACccttaatacttccaataaagcatactaaatccaggtgcactcacatatcaaacataagccacaagatacctccaataaaacactcaaacacatgtgcacatatcACGACACAGATTAAATTGATAAGATATCTCTAAtaaaacacatgtgcacatttccccacatagatttaatcgacaaaatacctccaataaaccaatcagaccactcgggtataatctactagaaacccacaacaatcataactagAAAAATatgcacccactacatgcaattagaccgtccatcaaaACGCTCCTGCAACCCGTAATAATCATATATACACACTACATAaatatgcagaatcagcatatttaatccaatcaacctgatattctttattctaccttctaagttatccaactaggtacatacagtcaaaaattaaagtacccCCCAAGGAATAGGATAcaacgatcctctatagactgaccaagccgacaatggtatacggctaattcagtctttcccCACGTCAGTATCAGCCATGTACTAAATGTGCTCAAGATAttaaactaagcacaaataacccaaaaatcagcatctctataaaatagagtataacaatcccctactgatcggatcaacaaaactaatcggtcatctactaactaatcaagaacaaataaagcctctacaagcatttaaggtaaatcgatcacgactacccaagtcaacaaacgtcaatctatcttctactgaccgatctaacaagagtaaatccaTTATCTACGGATGgaattaactaagataacctggtatactactggctaggtcaacataaagatatagatactatccactacccagctaataaaagcagaggctggtatgtgtaggaccgttagattcgatagagggggggtgaatatcgattcgcaaaacaagagtataagcgcagcggaaaagtaaaatagacacagttgttttacttcgttcggagcctgtgacgactcctactcgaaggcccgtggtccttgaccactttcgttgggcaatcactagcaattcgaaataatgattacaaaagaatcgtacagtgaatgctaatgaaaactaaaaacaaataccgacaagagggaaaagaacggagcgtagtgtcggagctttgttggcgtcgcactgaatgtcgagcagcaagaccagcagtagacgagttctcagcttaattgattgatggattctgaagctcctgtctggggcttcttttatatgttgttccgagcgcctggattccttccgggcgcctggaatgtgacgtagctgcacaaaccgtgatgcgcccggacctccgggcacccggatcccctccgggcgcccggaccaccttgttccagaaatctcctttttcctgcaaaacaaagttagtccgaggcaatatatatcctgcaaaacatatTATTAGCACATTTGTAATAGTATGAATTGgcataagttagtatgacttagattccgtctttccgagaccggaatctagtcacgatctcgacttagacatccgaaatggatctaagccggatcgacgcctaatgtccccttcccgggaacgcgtcctcacagtcactcccctccagtgacttacctcacttacctgccagacgtcccgACCCgcgtggacttctcgccaagcgtccggtcagcccgtcgacccgcttggacttcttgccagctatccggtcagcccgtcgacctagctggacttcttgccaagcgtccggtcagcccgtcgacccgcttggactttttgccagctatccggtcagcccgtcgacctagctggacttctcctgcacactcgatcaaagtgttagacaacaacaagactaacttaacctatttgtcattcatcaaaacctaggttaaatcgttagtgctagccgcaccaacaatctccccctttttgatggaatgacaacctggttaagttagtgaaagcatatgcaagaaacaacatgcatttatgtggttttaaagtttgttagtttgtatttttaaattgatttagctaacttaaccacctaaccctcctccccctttggcattcataaaaaaaaatgaacaatggtaaacaatcatagtgaagagttactgtaacaggtaatcaaattttgaaagaaatcTAGGTttggtttaaaatttgaaaaaaagtGCAATTTTtgacaccaagttaaaaaaatagtcaagttgacttgggggagacaagtagttttgaaaagtataaatttaaagttaatcaagtttaactctcaagcgtgtggtaattttcaaaataggtttttcaaatttttatctacttttcaaaaaggtaagttTTTCAACTTtgtttttaaggctaatttttcaagaaataaaatttttcaagaaataaaattttccaaaaaaaataaaataatttttcaagaaataaaatttttgccaacattaatttttaaggctaatttgatagaggctaaatttgaaaattgggtgggattaaactttcacatttttcaaatacttagttaaatttaaattttgtaaatcaatgttcaaacataggttaggttttaaaaagcatttttcgaacacacaaaatttgagttaattctccccctgaacttgatatttaactttaaccagctgtctaaccaattaggtactaactagctatcagaagatagtagctttcacatggttagtcagattaagttgattacaagcagtcagtttttttttttatttgactgattaactttaatctgattaatatctgagttgtatttaacgtccagacttatgttgatgcactgaaataagcatcttaagtccagacagttggcctatgcatctcacccctttctatgtttgtcaaacacaagcaaggtaaacctagggtgttggtgagatgctcaaaaactagtcctatgggtacatgctttctaaggattcaaaactagtctaaggccaaaactgtttttgaaaatctaaaaatggaaagttttgaaaacatacaattttaacttataagttaaaaaaaattattttaaaaatagttttaagacaatcctagtctattaggcacatccctaattttcgtcgtaggttgctaaattcactttcagggagtggttttgtaaaaatgtcagctaaatttgatttggactcaatgtacttgagttcaatatcacctttagtaacatgatccctgatgaagtggtgcctaatttcaatatgtttggttcttgaatgatgcacaggattcttggttaagttaattgaacttatattgtcaattaatacttttacattcgtgatgtttaagttgaaatcttttagagtatgcatcatccataataattgtgcaacacattcgcctatagctatgtattctgactcagttgtagatagagcaacacaatgttgctttctactaaaccagctaacaagtgatgaacctaataattggcatccaccacttgtgcttttgcggtctaatttgcatccagcataatctgagtcagaataccctattagttcaaaattatttgtcctaggataccagattcctacatttgttgttcctttaagatatctaaaaattcttttaacttgtgtcaaatgggattccttagcacaagtttggtatctagcacacatactaactgcaaataagatatcaggtcggcttgcagttaagtacagtaggctacctattgcacttctatagtattttaaatcaattggttttccatttgggtcactgtctaagattgtgtttactgccataggtgtttttatttcttttgtattttccattccgaattttttaagtaattctttggtgtatttatgttgataaatataatttccttcatttgtttgtttgatttgtaatcctaagaaataggttaatttttccactaagctcatttcaaattctttttccattagattaataaattcttctaaaaattctgaatttgttgagccaaatattatatcatctacgtatatttgtgcaataaatatgtctgtatttaatgatttaacaaacaaggttgggtcaatttgaccttgtttgaatcctttagatgttaagta
The genomic region above belongs to Zingiber officinale cultivar Zhangliang chromosome 11A, Zo_v1.1, whole genome shotgun sequence and contains:
- the LOC122032037 gene encoding syntaxin-related protein KNOLLE-like; the protein is MNNLITKSFYSYADLKKEVLKDLESGGEEVEVAIEMAAAGADGHLLQFFEEAELVKEEMGSVRDLLARLQAANEESKSSHKPEALRRLRDRINADIVQVLKTARDIRGRLESMDRSNAANRRLSGCREGTPVDRTRTAVTNGLRKKLKEMMMEFQALRQRMMAEYRETVERRYFTLTGEAASEEVIERIISDGDSEGMMRKAMLEQGRGIVAAAVQEIQDRHDAAKEVERSLLELHQVFLDMAVMVETQGEQMDDIEHHVASAAHYVKDGTKELKSAKEYQRSSRKWLCIAIIFLLILVLFVVIPIATSFKHS